In Janibacter cremeus, a genomic segment contains:
- a CDS encoding SRPBCC domain-containing protein: MSETQIHRIFIDATPEKVWQAITTPEFSRLYGYTGDVSYDLTPGGHYEHRASAEMLSMGMPEVVVTGEVLESDPPRRLVQTWGPVWIEDEEPGTLTWDIEPTADGATRLTLTHDLTGRPTTAEQVAGNPDPMADGGGGWPWVLSGIKTVLETGEPMESGVWERQASATS, from the coding sequence ATGAGCGAGACACAGATTCACCGCATCTTCATAGACGCCACCCCGGAGAAGGTCTGGCAGGCGATCACCACCCCGGAGTTCAGCCGTCTCTACGGCTATACCGGCGACGTCTCCTACGACCTCACCCCGGGTGGCCACTACGAGCACCGGGCGAGTGCGGAGATGCTCTCAATGGGCATGCCCGAGGTCGTCGTCACCGGCGAGGTCCTCGAGTCCGACCCGCCCCGTCGCCTCGTGCAGACCTGGGGCCCGGTGTGGATCGAGGACGAGGAGCCGGGCACGCTCACCTGGGACATCGAGCCCACCGCGGACGGCGCCACCCGCCTGACCCTGACCCACGACCTGACGGGTCGTCCGACGACGGCCGAGCAGGTCGCCGGCAACCCCGACCCGATGGCCGACGGTGGCGGCGGCTGGCCGTGGGTCCTCTCCGGCATCAAGACCGTGCTGGAGACTGGCGAGCCGATGGAGTCCGGAGTGTGGGAGCGGCAGGCCTCCGCCACCTCCTGA